In the genome of Lactuca sativa cultivar Salinas chromosome 3, Lsat_Salinas_v11, whole genome shotgun sequence, the window acattaaaaaaaattgtctCGTTTTGCatccatgtatatatatatataaataaatatatacctGTGGATTCTGGAGGAATTCAGAGATGTCATTAGAGCATGATGGACATTTCATGATGTTCTTTTGTGCCCTAAGTGTTCGTCTCCCTTCACATGTCCTCTCTTTCATAAAAGTTTGGCCGGAAAAAGTTTCCTGCAAACATGACTTGCAGAAATTGTGTGCACAGGGAGTAGTAAGCGGGAGACTCATCACTTTGTGACAGATAAAACAGCAAAACTCTGTGCAATTAAAAgtacatatcaatatcaatatcagtATCAGTATCAGTATCAGTCCAATAcatgtcaaacacagtacaacTTGTTTCTTCTGACCTTTCAGGAGCCGTTCACTTACAGACACTGTTTGTGTCTTACGCCGAACTTTCCTTGTACTATTTCCATCTTCAACATCTCCATTATCTATATGCTTTCTACTTTCTGGTGCAGCTATTTTCCATAACCAACAAGCTTTTTCCACCTggacaaaataattaaaattttactaAAAGAAAGCCAAACCCTTCAAGAAAAGGAAAAGACATTTAATCATCTCACATCATAATCCCAAGATGGAGTATTCTTTCTCTCTGTTACATCAGTTGCATTTTTAAGCTCTTTGATGAAAGGCAAAGCCCTTGGGAGATCCCCATTTTCATCACTACAAAATCATAATCAaaagtaaataacttgaattcattatTCAAATGATGTAACAGAAATTACAAACCTTGTCCATGGAGCAGGATCATTATCACAACGAACAAAGAGATAGCGGCATACTTTATAACCCTATCAGGGGCACAACAGTCATTTTTGTTTGGGAAGAATACGATCATCAATCATGTATCATGTATGTCAATGTAACATCAGCCAATAGAGGAATAATATTTATCTTACTTGGATTCCAGGTTTCCTCCAGCATTTTTCAATCCTGTAAATGCCATCATACCTTACGCCTTTTTCAGGTGCATATGCAGATCTTTTTTCTTTGTGTGACCTCACAACGCGTACTGGATACCCTTTTCTACAACTAACTCGTAAAGCTTCATTATATTTCTCAAACTTCTGATCAAAAGATTGTGTCTTGTTTGTCCTTTTATTTCCACTCAAGTCTCTCCCACCACTGTAGACAACAGATAAAATGTAAAGAAGACAAAGAAGAAAATATCCACAAATTAGTGACATTATCACATACCTTCCAGTGTATAAAAACCACTCTCCAtgatcttcatcatcttcatatcCTCCAGATAGTGCAACAGATTGTGCACCATAATGAGATTGACCACAAATCCCAGCAACATGAGGAAGATGAACCCCCCATTGTCTGCATTCCATACGATCCTCCCAAGTTTCACCAACAAGAACACCTGTTCCTCTTTCAGGATCATTTTCTGCAAGAATGGGTCCAAAATGATCAGGTGGAACTGTCACAAATATCTTTCCACTGCATGCATTGGCCTTCCCTGACTTCTTTGCTCTATCAGTGGTGTAAGCTTTGTCTGGTCTGTTTTGGTTTAGAACAGAATAGTAGGGTTTAGGTGGCCCTGAAGCAGCATTTGACTTGGTCAACTTCGCCATTCTGATTGCTATTACAAGTGATGAGTTGATTCGAGGCTGACTTGCCATTTTAGGAGGAATTGAAGTTCGACATATGGCACAAGTTCTTTTCCCCTGTCCTACCCATTTCTCAAAGCACTTCAAGCAAAAGTTGTGACCACAGGGTGTCTGTAACAAAAGGGCAAGTTAAGGTTGTGATATGAATTATAACGCACAGATCAGTGTCTCTTTTGCTTGCAACAAGAACCAATAAAGAAACAAGTTTTGTTGCAACTTCAACTATGAGCATAAAAACAGAGAGATGCCAAAAAAATCCAACAAAATAAGTACAATAAAGTATCCAAGTGCGACTATGAATGCAACATTTGGATAATGTTTAGTGATATTCTTCAACAAGATGGACCACTATTCTACCAGAATTTGAGATATTCTATTTTAAGCCATTTCCAGCAAAAAGAAACACGGATCGGGATTAATGAATATTTCATGAAGACTTTTTGTGTTGGCTGTTAGTGCATATATGAAACAAGTACTTGTTGAAACAGTAAATTGTACTATCTATGGGCATAAATCACCATGAAACTAATGCCAGTGAGTGAGTGTGTTCAATAGGGGCTGCGAGACTTGCAGCGTGTTTAACTGGTTTGGATAATTGACGGTAATCTGAgaaggatttagggtttagagTAAATCTAACACAATTCCTAGTGTGTACATGGAGCTAGATCTCAGAATGTGTGTACTTCATTTGTTAAGATATTGCTTTTGTGTTGGTTCCAGTAAATGATACCGTGACGGGTCTCTCCGGGAGCTGCATGCAAAAAGAACAGTTCAAGCTGCCGCTGAGAAGCTTCAGAACATCACTATCACCGCCGACGCCGATCTCATTATTGGCATTGGTTGCTTTATCACCATCATCGGATCCTCCTCCACTCAGCAATTGCTGACGTCTCTTGGCCTTGTCTTGTTCAGAGAGCGAGACATCAGATTCGATGGCGCGAATAGCCGCAATCAGCGCAGCGGAAGGTTCAGATCCCGATGTAACTGTGGACGGAGGCGGGTGAGATGAGACGAGAATTGAACAGTCTGGACACTCCCATTGGGCGGCATCGGTTAGGGTTTGTGGACGAGCAGATAGACAGTTGAGGTGCCAAGGCGTAACACAGGTCTTGCAAGTAAGCGTCTCTTCCAACGGTGGACTGATTTTGCAGATCATGCACCGGCCATCTCCGTCGCAAGGGAGGTCACTATCATGCGCCATGGAAGAAGTAGTAAGGGTGTAGGATAAGGGAAGTGAGAGAGATTGAGTGATACAGGAGAACTCAGTCTTAGTAGTAGGTATTATACTTGATGATGATTTATGATGACGATGACGATGGtggaaaatttattttataataatcatcatctgCAACCGGTAGGTGTTGAATTGAAATTTGGAGATTAAGAAACCGAAAATTGTTGAAATTACAACTGAAAGTGGGAATCAGATTTGAATTTTCCCTCTTCTTGTTTCTGATTCCAAAAATGGCAAATGATATCATAATACTATGAATATCATCGTCAAACTCTGTTTTTAGCTCCTAACCTCCCGTTTTTTGCTTCCATTTCCATTTCTATGCTTAaacacacaatcgatttaggggtgTTTGACCGTGACTCTCGAAGTGTGAATGAATCCAAGACGGGCGATGTCGGTTAGATATTGTGATTTAAAGTCGTAACAACTATGGATAACTTtctttaaacattaaaatattatctgtctttaatttttaaatatccTATCTAatctttataaaattttaaatatcggatatataattttcaaaaaaaatatatatatagggagagaggttcaaatgagaaccaaaaaatgtTAAGAACGtaataacttttatatatatatatatatatatatatatatatatatatatatatatatatatatatatatatatatatatatatatatatatattcaattgagaaaataaaaaacgtTGACATTGatggaatcattctcagccacaaaAACCTCAATCCTACCGGCGGAAATGATAAATAATACACATGTGTTtttcaacaaaacatgtttccttaaactatgttaatcattaccttaatatatatcaAATGACTTCTAGCCCAACGGTATCAGGTGGTGCCCTCCATCCTTGAGGTCGAAGGTTCAAATCTCGTGGTGGACATAGATGAAGTTAGATGTACGTTTAGGAGTAGATTATAATAGTATTCTTGCCGGTTAAAAAaaattaccttaatatatacaaaaacataatttttttcgttttttatttttatttttaaggaactatttttatcgaaaaatgattttaaatatatcaaaattcataattttttattctctataaatacacatccatattgatacaattttatgataaattaaattttttttataggtTTAACTATCGTTATTCGTAACTAAATAAAAATCCATTAGATTTTTACCATAGTAAATTctttattcacttataaataaaaaaatatgattagTTTTTTACGGTTTAAGTATCATTTatactacttattcatatattaataGCAAATTGGCTGTAACAaaaatctgataaatgttttattgacatatgaatataaaatataacgacaattaatacacgttttattcatatataaatataatatatgatgagaggtgatgtaaaaaatatattttaagtaagaaaactttattacatgttatattcatatatgaacaatACTCAAATTATTAAAAAAGTTAAGCAtacgttttattcataagtgaataacgaaatTACTGTAATAAAAATCAGAtgaatttttattcacttatgaataaagagagctgaaactctaaaaaaattaatattgtattttatcttaaaaatatatcaatatggatatctatttatagataataaaaaattatgacttttgatatatttaaaataatttttagataaaaatacatttcaaaaaaaaatgttttgtgtatATTAATGTATTGATTAACacagtttaaggaaacatgtttggttggaaaacacatgtttatCCGTTATTCATTTTCGCCGCCACTATGTTCTCAACTCTTCTCACCTTCTGGGCGAGACAAACATAATTTTTGAAACGAGACAAATCTTTCTTAAGCTATATGAATTGTTTCATTATTCGTGGAAACTTATCTTTTCCATTTGTATTTACTCAGTTCATATCTTTGTTTCATGTGTTCTCCGGAGGAATTCGATCTCTTCAATCTTTGGAAATATCAATTAACAAGGTTCTCATGATCTCAAAATGATAGACTACATTCAATATGAAGGAGAAAAGATGATGTATCCCCCCATTCAACTATCCATCCAAGAGCACACATGTTCTCTTTACCGACTTATGCATTTATAGATGTGGATAACCAATATTCCCGAATTATAATATCCCTAATTATTGTagggaaatttagggtttgtaGTGGAGATatggataccaacttggatcgtgatatcactttcACTTTCCAAACTGATGTTTTTACCCTATGCTTGGGTTATAAAAAATTTTAGCATTGGATAATCCAAATGAACACTTGCGTTTCTAGGCATAGAAAACGTAAGCCAATATGCTAGAGGATTCTGTGAAAGTATGATGAAAACTGAGAGCTTAAGACCGTAATCCTCTTTTGTAGaggaagagttgtttatatattaaacaaaattagagtttcattagggttgggccgtcATTAGTTGCTTTGGAAGGAAGTAATGTTAATCCgaatttaatgaggatttagggttaccaaaactaacgagtttcgttaATTTTACCATAATCACTCTCAAGAAATTGAATTTTCCACTATGTTTCTATATGTAAAATTCGGTGAGGTCAGCCATGGGCTCTGCCCCCTGGACCCCGCTAGGGGCActgcccctagaccccgccaaaggggcGCTGCCTATATGGAAACCCCGGACCCATGGGCACTGCCCCCGGACCCCTGACTAGTCGTCGAACCAacttctaattcgatcttattCATGCGTGCACTCCGCACAACTCCGTACATATATTAaagtacaaattatgaagccctttagctcacatgttagttccagttacttaaaatgacatggtgacattaaaatcaccaacaattacTAGCtgacaaaaattttaaaaagtgGTGCACACCTCTCCGACTATAGTTATATCCATGTTACAATATGTAGTGTTTTCATCGTTATAATATGTACTACTATCTTTTTTCTTCAATGGTTTCTTGAAGAAGGGAAAGAGGTTATTCCAAATGTCAAGCTGGTTAAAGAACCAAAAATGAGCCAAGGTTGTTTCTTTTTACGTTTAATTGAATGAGCCAAAAAGAAAAGCAGGCGAAATGCATGTGTTTGTTTTAAAGATAAAGAAATTTTAGATTTAAACAAAAAAGTCAAAATGTACCCAAAAGCGACACCTTCATGgcggagggtattttggtcattacaTGTGAGTCAAGATAGACACATAAATTTAGCTTgaaaaaatttataaataaaaaataaaagacgtACGATTTATTTCTCCCGTTTATTGCCAAAAACTAGACAATTCCCCTTTCGATCTTCTTCATTGTTCGCATCTTCCCCCTtttggagaaaccctaaatcggaATCGTAGAGAAACACCGACATCCAACGTCATGTTGCGAGTAGCCGGGAGGAGATGCTCTTCTCTCTCTTCATGGTGGTCGTCTACTCCGGCCTCCTCCGCCATCATCTCTCGCAATCCAATCAACGGTTGTGGTGTTGATTCCACCTCCGATGCCCCCAGATCCGTTTCCCATCCGAATCCCTTATTTCCCAATTCCATATTTCTCCATCATATCAGAGGTCAGTGGTTTGATTTTAACGCTAATTATCATATTATATTCCTCGTTTCCGTTTTTATTTCAATCTATGTGCACGGATTTGATGCTCACGAATTTGTATAGATGCACCTTAAGATCTTAGATTTCATTTCCATGCATCATGCACCAAAGTACGTCATGTGCCCATCCTTGAATTGATATCAGTTAATGTAATCCCTTAGTTAATGATTGACACGTATCCCGTATTAAATTTCATCATGTTCAAGATCATGGACCGATGGTGTATTGCAAATTTCTCACGGTTGTAGATTGGAATTATGCTTAGTATTGATTAATCCAATCATGTTTTTCCTCTGTCTGAGGAATGAGGGATCCTTCTCTTAATTTTTTTCACGCAGTCTAATGCTTTTATCCATTTACACATTTGGTTGCTTGTAATCGGATGCAATTAAACATCTGTTTGTTTCTCTGTTTGATTTTAGATGTGTAATTCTTTTGTTATGAGGCTACTACCACAATATCTTGAATCACGAATTTGAAGATACCCTTTGATTATTCTTGTTACAGGTCTTTCTTCTAGTACAATTGCTCCAACACATGATTTAGGGTTTGAAGTCCCTTCAACAGTTGCAGCCATCAAGAACCCTACATCCAAGATCACATACGATGAACACAACCATGAACGCTACCCTCCAGGTGACCCAAGCAAACGTGCATTTGCATACTTTGTGCTAACTGGTGGCAGGTTTGTTTATGCATCATTAATCCGTCTGTTGGTCCTCAAGTTTGTTCTTAGCATGTCTGCAAGTAAAGACGTTCTTGCCCTTGCTTCCATTGAAGTAGACCTGTCAAGCATTGAACCAGGAACCACTGTGACTGTTAAGTGGCGTGGGAAGCCAGTTTTCATCAGGCGTAGAACAGATGATGACATTAAACTAGCCAACAGTGTTGATGTGAACTCTCTTAGGGACCCACAGGAGGATGCGATTAGGGTTCAGAATCCAGAGTGGCTTATTGTTGTTGGGGTGTGTACTCATTTGGGTTGCATCCCTTTGCCTAATGCTGGTGATTTTGGTGGGTGGTTTTGCCCTTGCCATGGATCACATTATGATATATCCGGAAGAATCCGGAAGGGACCTGCTCCTTATAATTTGGAGGTGCCTACTTATAGCTTCTTGGCTGAGGATAAGTTGCTCATTGGATGAAATGCTGTTTTACTGTTACGGAAATCGAAgaaagtttttgtttttgttataattttttgtttttgttcatgTATTCAGAGTTTTTGAATGTGCTGCTATAGAGTTCTAAATAAGGCAGCATCAGGTgggtttttttgtttatttgttggGAATAATCTATACTGGGTTTAAATTGCCTTTTCCAAGTGACATATATATGTGATTCTTTAATTTTGActccattttttatttttttttgacccCATTCAGTTCTAAATAGTAAATACCCATTTTGCTTTTGTGGTTTATTGGTGTTTTGACCAGGGCTCTTATGTAGTAGTTGAAAAGTTGGTCATCATTGGGTGGCTGATATCTCCATTATATGTTCTTTTGGGAGTAGGGTACACATCATTTTGCTTCCTTTTCGACATTTGGGTCGCCCGATTGGGTTTTTGGGTATCTTATTTTACGTGTTGtagtttaatttgaaaattaaaaatgtGGACCTTCTAACTTAAGTCTCAATTTCAGTTCCAGATTTTGAGAATTGGTTGAACTACGAaactggaaattagggttttgggcgaTCATGACTAAAAACAGGAATAACAGTACatcaattaaaataatataatgcGTTAATCCAACTTACAAATTATGAAACGATTGTTTCCAAACGATTTCTAAAGCCAAAATATGATCAAATTTGCCTTTGCTTCTGTCTCTCTAGTCTAATGTGTGAAAAAGAAAAAACCAACACCTTTTTTTGTTGAAATTTGATAATCAACCAAAAATTGATGTTTACACCCCCCGCATAAACCCATAAGTACAATACCCTTTCTTACAATCCAGCCAAACTGCGTTGTTGTTTTCTTCATCGGGCCTAAACATATTGCCCATGGGAAATACAATGCAAAACCAACGACTTGTGCACTGTCTCTTTTTGCTTCTTCTCTCATATGAAAACTCATGCCTAATTTCATACGACGTGGGGACGTGGGTAGTCTCCGGTCTTCATGACCCAATTCTCCCAAAATTGATACAGGAGTTTCCCAACATATCTCAAGCATACTCCAAGCTTACCATGTCtctaaaacacatcaaaattcACACACGTAATCTGATTCCACCAAATTCCACAAAATGTTCCATAAATAGTTAAAATGTTTAAATTTAAGACCTAAACGCAATATAAATACATAAAGTAAACATGCTAAATgattcataaaattcataaaatacATCAACACTTGGTTTATTTTCACCCAAATCATCATCTTTCCAACATGTCCctcaaaattatgttttttttattttttattttttattatttttataatatcaaTCACTGATTTTAAATCTTAACATAAACACTTATATTAGGATCACAACTTAtgcataaaatattaaaattattaaGTGAATAACAAAATACAATACTTAATATAAGGAATTATAAAGAAACATAGGCAAAGATTCTTGATAAACGAACCTAGGCCCTGGATAtaatatagagtaaattacacgaatggtccctatggtttagggtaatttgcacgtttggtccctaacttatctttttaactcggaaggtccctattgtttgtttttgttacgcgtttggtccctatcttacctaaaaagactattttgtccttgattttttaatttatttaaataaacacacccccaaacTCATCCCCTTCACCTTACTTTATCCACCCCatcatttttctctatttaaataatagtctttttaggttagacagggaccaaacgtgtaacaaaaacaaatagtagggaccaagcgcgtaacaaaaacaaacagtaaggaccttccgagttaaaaaaataagttagggactaagcgtgcaaattacccctaaccatagggaccattcgtgtaatttactctataataTATTTTGCTTTCTTAATACTATGTTAGATTTAAAACAGTTGatcaaaattaaatataaaaaataaaagaaaatggtctTCGATTTTGGGGAAAGTAGTATGGCCCGTCCTTTTGATTAAACGTCGTCACTCTATCAATTGGCCCCTTTCAACCCCCCCAAAAGGCTTCCTTTCAAATGAAACTTGTGACTATACAAAATCTCTACTAGTGAAATCAAAGGGCTTTCTTTTTGAAtttaactctttttttttttgttttgttttacgTTTGAACTAAATGTTTAGTCAATTGGAATCTTTCTTTAAAGACATTGCACATGATCAATTATTGTTAAAGAGTGTAAAAATAACCTTACTTTTCCTTCGTTAAGACCAAAAAAATTCGCATCTTTAAAGCATATTTATGCCTGCCGTAATTTAATCATGATTCATGATACTTGATGCATAGACGGACGAATGTGAGCCGCCATAGATGACAGGTGTGAAGTTAATTATCCGATTGAGCTGATTTTAGCCCTAATTCATTACTTTAATCAAAGATTAAAATAACAACTCTCGTTTGCCTTCGTTTGCATCGCAGCTGACGGGGTTGGTGAAATAGGAATCCCACCCATATATCTCTCCTCTTTCTTAGAGTCTTAGATCTCTCATTCAGATCAAAACCTTACACCAACTTTCATCCATGGCTTCCATCTCCAACCTCTCTACTCCGGCAACCCCTCTAAAGTCTTCCCCGTTGCTTCCAAAACCACCCACCGTCTCCGTCTCTATTGGGTTTCCTTCAAAGCTTGCACTTTCATCATCCAGGTTGTGTCTTCGCTCCAACGCCCCTCTAGCCGCCTCCTTGCTGTAAGTTTTCTCTGTTTACTCTTATTCGTGTTTACATCTTTCCCAATTTGCTAATCTATCCGGGTTTCACTCTACAAAATCTGTTTGTGATAATTTACTAGCGATTTGCCTCCCTCTCTTCTTACTTTCAATTTACGCGATGTGATGTTGAACTTTTTCTtgatcaatgtttttttttttttttttttttttttttgctggaTTCATGTTCTTAGCATGATGTAATTACTCTCGATCATCAAACATCCATCTGGTAATCTGGAATTTAAACAATCTTCCTTCAAATCAACTCAAATTTCAGCTATTTCCTAAAAGATTCAACCTTTTATGTGGTCCAATGATTTCCCATattcttttagggtttctccatAATTTCACAATCCTTTTCATGGTTTTGCAAGTTTTTTCTTGTATGCATGTCTCTTTA includes:
- the LOC111912340 gene encoding E3 ubiquitin-protein ligase ORTHRUS 2, with the protein product MAHDSDLPCDGDGRCMICKISPPLEETLTCKTCVTPWHLNCLSARPQTLTDAAQWECPDCSILVSSHPPPSTVTSGSEPSAALIAAIRAIESDVSLSEQDKAKRRQQLLSGGGSDDGDKATNANNEIGVGGDSDVLKLLSGSLNCSFCMQLPERPVTTPCGHNFCLKCFEKWVGQGKRTCAICRTSIPPKMASQPRINSSLVIAIRMAKLTKSNAASGPPKPYYSVLNQNRPDKAYTTDRAKKSGKANACSGKIFVTVPPDHFGPILAENDPERGTGVLVGETWEDRMECRQWGVHLPHVAGICGQSHYGAQSVALSGGYEDDEDHGEWFLYTGSGGRDLSGNKRTNKTQSFDQKFEKYNEALRVSCRKGYPVRVVRSHKEKRSAYAPEKGVRYDGIYRIEKCWRKPGIQGYKVCRYLFVRCDNDPAPWTSDENGDLPRALPFIKELKNATDVTERKNTPSWDYDVEKACWLWKIAAPESRKHIDNGDVEDGNSTRKVRRKTQTVSVSERLLKEFCCFICHKVMSLPLTTPCAHNFCKSCLQETFSGQTFMKERTCEGRRTLRAQKNIMKCPSCSNDISEFLQNPQVNRELMSVIESLQRQMKETEKSDDIIALEGVKDTNERTDDDKNVLVAKTSHKSNKVSVETGDEVTKGSTSGG
- the LOC111912342 gene encoding cytochrome b-c1 complex subunit Rieske-4, mitochondrial, producing MLRVAGRRCSSLSSWWSSTPASSAIISRNPINGCGVDSTSDAPRSVSHPNPLFPNSIFLHHIRGLSSSTIAPTHDLGFEVPSTVAAIKNPTSKITYDEHNHERYPPGDPSKRAFAYFVLTGGRFVYASLIRLLVLKFVLSMSASKDVLALASIEVDLSSIEPGTTVTVKWRGKPVFIRRRTDDDIKLANSVDVNSLRDPQEDAIRVQNPEWLIVVGVCTHLGCIPLPNAGDFGGWFCPCHGSHYDISGRIRKGPAPYNLEVPTYSFLAEDKLLIG